Genomic segment of Anaerolineae bacterium:
CTGCAAAAATTGAACGGCCAAACCTACAACCTGATCATCTGCGATATCCTGATGCCCGATATTCCCGGGCCGGAACTCTACCAAAAGGTATCGGCCCAATATCCTCACCTGGCGCATAATTTTATATTTATTACCGGCAACGTGGTGGATATAGACACCCGTGTTTTTCTGGATAAATCCGGCCTGCCGTGGTTGTCAAAACCCTTTTTGCCTTCAGATATTGCCGAGATGGTCAATAAAATTGCGGCCAAAATACCGGCTTAAGCCAGATTGACAAAGCGCGCCCCATGTGCTACACTGCCCCTACTCCAGATAACAACTGAATATCGGCTGGCTAATGTGTAACGAGAGAGCGTCTGTTGATTTCAGAGAGGTAATTTGAAATCAAAACAGGCCGCCGAAGGGGCAAGACCACGAAACAAGCCAAGCTTCTGGCCGAAACTCTCAGGCAAACGGGTCGTTGCACAAACAGCGCCTCTGGAGAGACAGTCTAAATTGTTGACTGCACCGACGGGGCAACCCCCGGTAGACCGACAGAAAGGATGTGACAGAGGTCATGTTCCAATTTGCCGTCTCGCTTATTCTAGCAGAATACAGGGGTCAATCTCTCAGGTTCAGGACAGAGGTTTACGGGCACACGTTTGTAGTGCCCGTTCTCATTTTGAGGTGATTTTGCAGCCAAACGGAGTGAAAATGAGCCAGGAATTAAAGAGAACAAACCTTTACCGGTGGCACGTTGACCACCATGCCCGCATGGTGCCCTTTGCCGGTTGGGAAATGCCGGTGCAATACCCCCCCGGCCCCCTTGCCGAACACCACCTGGTCCGTCGCTCGGCGGGCGTATTTGACATTGACCACATGGGGCAGGTCACCATCACCGGCCCCGACGCTGAAGTTTATCTGAACAGACTTGTTACCTGGGATATTGGCCTGATGCGCCCCAACGAGGCCCACTACGCCCTGCTGTGTTACGACCACGGCGGGATTGTGGACGATGTTTTTATTTACAAATTGCCGGGCCGTTGGTTAATGGTGGTCAATGCCGGCAATCTGAACAAGGATTACCGGTGGCTGCAAGAGCATGCCGGGGGGTATCAGGTTGCGGTCAAAGATGTGTCGGCGGAAACTTATATGCTGGCTCTGCAAGGGCCAAAAGCCATCAGCCTGCTGCAAAAACTCACCCCGGCTCAGTTGGCCGCCGCGCCCCGGTTTACGGCCATTGAGGATAAGGTTGACGGCGTGCCGGCCGTTATTGGCCGCACCGGCTACACCGGCGAAGACGGCGTGGAGATATTCTTTCCGGCTGAACACGCCCGGCAAATATGGACGGCCATTCTTAATACCGGCCGGACCGCCGGTATCGAGGTTGGGCCTATTGGCCTGGCGGCCCGCGATAGCCTTAGATTTGAGCCGGGCTTTGCCCTTTACGGCCACGAAATTGGCCCCGACATCACGCCCCTCGAGGCCAGCCTGGAGTGGGCTTGCCGGTTTCAAAACGATTTCATCGGCCGGGAAGCGCTGCTCAAACAAAAAGAAAACGGCGTGGCTAAAAAGCTGGTCAGTTTTGCATTAACCGACAAAGGCGTGCCGCGCCAGGATTATCCTGTTTTATCGGCAGCGGGCGGTGAGGAAATTGGCGTGGTGGTAACCGGCCTGTATGCGCCTACGGTTGACAAATACTGCGGCAATGCCTTTGTCCGTTCCAACTATGCCGGAATAGGGACCGACCTTCAAATTTTGATTCGCCACAAGCCTAAAGCGGCAGTGGTGATTAAACGGCCTTTGTACGTGCCTGCCTATCGCAAGTAAAAAAGAAAGCCCGCAAAATTGAGGGGCGGTATGACGATATTGTAATAATGGCTCTATTTATTTAGAAACAGAAAGGAAAATTCCTCATGAAACTCGATGCAAAAGCAAAATACCAGGATACTCACGAATGGGCGCGCCGGGAAGGCGACCTGATTGTGGTGGGCATCACCGATTTTGCCCAGGAAAGTTTGAGTGACGTAGTTTTTGTGGAATTGCCGGAAGTGGGAGCGGTGCTGGAAAAAGGTGAAATTTTTGGCGTAGTAGAGTCCGTTAAAGCCGCCAGCGATCTGTATATCCCCATGAGCGGCGAAATCGTAGAAACCAATGTGACGCTGGAGGACGAGCCGGAGTTGGTTAACAGCGATCCCTTTGGCGAAGGCTGGATGATAAAATTACAACCATCAGACCCCAAACAATGGGACGATTTGCTCTCCGGCGATGAATACGAACAGGTGGCCCAGGCCGAGGAGTAGGGGCCGGCCAAAAAACGAATCGGCGAATCCATAAATGGGTGATTGGCCAAACCAACTCGCCGGCTCAAACACGAAAGGATTGCCCATGACCTACGTAGCCAACACCACCGCCGACCAACAGGCCATGTTGGAAGCGATTGGGGTCGAGGCGGTGGAAACGTTGTTTAACGTTGTGCCGGAAGCGGCGCGTTTTCCCCGGCTGAACCTGCCGCGCCCGCTCTCGGAAATGGAGGCGCTGGCCGAATTGGCCCGGATGGCCGAGGCCAATGTTGACGCCCACCATTACCTCTGGTTTTTGGGGGCCGGGGCCTATAATCATTTTGTGCCCAGCGTTGTGCCGCAGCTCCAAATGCGCAGCGAATTTTACACCGCTTATACCCCCTACCAGCCGGAGGCCAGCCAGGGCACGCTGCAAGCCATTTTTGAATACCAGAGCATGCTGGCCGAATTGACCGGCATGGCCGTGGTTAACGCTTCCCATTACGATGGGGCCACCGCGCTGGCCGAGGCGGCCATTATGAGCGTTAACGCGGCCAGGGGAAATCGCCCCAAAATATTGGTGTCGCCCAATGTTCATCCCCAGTACCGGGAAGTTATGCGCACTTACTTGCAGGGCACGCCCTTCACCGTTACCGGCGATGAGAACCCCGCTCACGATTTAGACGCCTTAAAAGAAATGTTAGATGAGAAGACCGCTTGCCTCATTGTGCAATCTCCCAACTTTTTTGGAGAATTGGAAGCCGTTGACCGTCTGGCCGAGGCCGTGCATGCCGCCGGCGCGCTGTTTATCATGCACATTGATCCCATCAGCCTGGGCCTTTTCAAGCCCCCCAGTCACTACGGCGCCGACATTGTGACCGGCGAGGGGCAAAGTTTGGGCAACAACCTGAACTTTGGCGGCCCCTACCTGGGCATCTTTGCCACCACTCAAAAATTGATCCGCAAAATGCCGGGCCGGGTGGTGGGCCAAACCACCGACACAAACGGCCGGCGCGGTTATGTGCTCACCCTGTCTACCCGCGAGCAGCACATTCGCCGGGAAAAGGCCACCAGCAATATCTGCACCAATCAAGGTTTAGTGGCCCTGGGCGCGGCCATTTATCTGGCCGCTATGGGCAAGCAGGGACTACGCCGGGTGGCCGAATTGTGCTACCACAAAGCCCACTATACCGCCGCCGAAATTGACAAATTGAACGGCTACGCCGTTATCAACCAGCGTCCCTTTTTTAAAGAGTTTGTGGTGCGCTGCCCCAAACCGGCCCTGAAAATTGCCCAACAACTCAACCAACAAAAAATTCTGCCCGGCTATGTTTTGAGCCGCAGATTCCCGGACCGGCCTCACGACCTGTTGGTTTGCGTTACCGAAATGAACAGCAAAGCTCAAATTGATCGCCTGGTAACGGCCTTAAGCGAGGCGGCCTGATGACCGCCAGTCTCTTGTCTACTAAAAAGGAGGTAACCTGATGTGGCAAGCGCCTGAACCTTTGCTCTTTGAAATGAGTTCGCCGGGCCGGACCGCTTTTTCCTTACCAGAGTTGGACGTGCCCGAAACCCCTTTGCCCCCGGCATTGATCCGGGATGAAGTCAACCTGCCCGAGATCAGCGAGTTGGAGTTAGTGCGCCATTACCTCCGGCTTTCCCAAAAGAATTTCAGCATTGATTCTCATTTTTATCCGCTTGGCTCGTGCACCATGAAATACAACCCCAAGGTGAATGAAGCCGCCGCGGCGATGGCGGGTTTTGCCCGCACCCATCCCTTTCAGCCGGAAACGATGGTGCAAGGCAATTTGGAGTTGATGTACCGGCTGCAAGAGGCGCTCAAAGAAATTTCCGGCTTTGCCGGGATCAGTTTGCAGCCGGCGGCCGGGGCGCATGGCGAGTTTGCCGGGGTGCTGATGATGCGGGCCTACCATCTGGCTCGCGGCGATACCGGGCGCACCAAAATGCTCATCCCCGACAGCGCGCACGGCACCAACCCGGCCTCGGTAGCCATGAGCGGGTTTCAGGCGGTGGAGATTCCTTCTGATGAGCGCGGCAATGTTGACCTTGAGGCGCTCAAGGCAGTGTGCGATCACACCGTGGTTGGCCTGATGCTGACCAATCCCAACACCCTGGGCCTGTTTGAGGAACAAATCAGCGAGGTTATTGACACCATTCACGCCTGCGGCGGCCTGGTTTATGGCGATGGGGCCAACCTGAACGCCCTGATGGGCGTGGCCCGGCCCGGCGGCCTGGGCTTTGACGTGATGCACTTTAATTTGCACAAAACTTTCACCACCCCGCACGGCGGCGGCGGGCCTGGCTCCGGCCCGGTTGGCGTCAACCAAAAACTGCTTGCTTTCCTGCCCGGCCCCATTGTTGGCCGGGAGGGGGAGGCTTATCAATTTGTGATGCCCCCCAAATCCATTGGCCGCTTGAAAGCCTTCCACGGCAACTTTGGCATGCTCATCCGCGCCTTAACCTACATTATGATGATGGGCGAGGCCGGCTTGCGGGAGGTCACTTTTAACGCTGTGCTCAATGCCAACTACCTCAAGGCCAGGCTGGAAAAACTTTATCCCGTTAAATACAACCGCCCCTGCATGCACGAATTTGTGGCCGCCGGCAACATTGCCGAGGGGGTGCATACCATGGACATTGCCAAACGCCTGATTGACTATGGCTTCCACCCGCCCACGGTTTATTTTCCGCTCATTGTGCACGAGGCTTTGATGATTGAGCCAACCGAAACCGAAAGCAAAGAAACTCTGGATGCCTTTGTTGACGCTTTGGTCAAGATTGCGGAGGAGGCCAGGGAAAACCCCGACCTGCTGCACACCGCCCCCCACCATACCCCGGTCACCCGGCTGGACGAGGTTAACGCCGCCCGCAAGCCGGTGCTATGCTACCGGGGGTAGCCGCTACCGGGGGTAGCCGCTACCGGGGGTAGCCGCTACCGGGGGTAGCCGCCACCGGGGGTAGTAGCCGTATGTCCCCCATGTTATTTTGGCAAAGGATTTTAGGGCGACTGCACTTTGATGCCCGTTAGCCGCACGTGGTCGCTTTTGAAGGCGCCGGTTTCATCCAGAATTTGCAGGCGCAAACCTGTTTCGGTTTCGTAGAAGCCGAGCAGGAGGTTGTATTGGCCGGGCGGAATATCGGGGGGAATGAGCACGGAGTGCAGGTCAATCACTACTTCGCCGGGTTGCCAGTAGAGGGTGCCGTAAAAACCATCCTGGGGTTTGTTGTCTTTTTGAGCCACAATACGGTTATTCGGGTCAAGCAATTGCACAAACACGGTAAAATCAACCGCTATGGGCGCGGCGGCCTGCCAGAAAAGGGTCAGGTTCATGGGGCTGCCGGGCGAGAGAGGTTGTTTGAGGTGATAGCCGGTCAAGATGATTTGCCGGTTGAAGTCCACCTCAAGCGGCTGAATGGCTGTGGCCGGAATTGAGTCGGGCTGCACCTTGACCCCCTGGGGACGGCTAAAAAGGAGTAACGGTTCGTCCAGGGTTTTGAACTTAAAGTAGCGCCGGGGCGCGTAGTTGGTTTGAAACCATTCTGTGCGCTGCACTTCCGGCAGCCAGGAGTGGCCGATCAAAACCATGTCGGGCCGGTAATGGCGAATGGCGTAGCCAAAATCGCCCCGGGCAATTTGAGGGCCGACATCGGGTTGGGCCAAGCCTACAATGTCAATAACATGTTTTTTTGACCAGTAGCCCAGGTGGCCAATATCAATGGTGGCCAAGTTGGCCGCGTCATTGGTATTGGCCGCAATCCAACGGGCGGTGTCGGGATAAACTTGGGCTTTCCAGTCGGGGCTTTGCTGCACAATGGCGGCAGTGACCGGGTAGAGGCCGGTCAAGAGCAGGGTCACCAGGCCGGCGGCAAGCACATACTGCAAAAAAATATGGCCGGTTGTTGCCCCCCCGCGTTTGGCGGAAAGCCCCCCCTCAATC
This window contains:
- the gcvPB gene encoding aminomethyl-transferring glycine dehydrogenase subunit GcvPB gives rise to the protein MWQAPEPLLFEMSSPGRTAFSLPELDVPETPLPPALIRDEVNLPEISELELVRHYLRLSQKNFSIDSHFYPLGSCTMKYNPKVNEAAAAMAGFARTHPFQPETMVQGNLELMYRLQEALKEISGFAGISLQPAAGAHGEFAGVLMMRAYHLARGDTGRTKMLIPDSAHGTNPASVAMSGFQAVEIPSDERGNVDLEALKAVCDHTVVGLMLTNPNTLGLFEEQISEVIDTIHACGGLVYGDGANLNALMGVARPGGLGFDVMHFNLHKTFTTPHGGGGPGSGPVGVNQKLLAFLPGPIVGREGEAYQFVMPPKSIGRLKAFHGNFGMLIRALTYIMMMGEAGLREVTFNAVLNANYLKARLEKLYPVKYNRPCMHEFVAAGNIAEGVHTMDIAKRLIDYGFHPPTVYFPLIVHEALMIEPTETESKETLDAFVDALVKIAEEARENPDLLHTAPHHTPVTRLDEVNAARKPVLCYRG
- the gcvT gene encoding glycine cleavage system aminomethyltransferase GcvT, with protein sequence MSQELKRTNLYRWHVDHHARMVPFAGWEMPVQYPPGPLAEHHLVRRSAGVFDIDHMGQVTITGPDAEVYLNRLVTWDIGLMRPNEAHYALLCYDHGGIVDDVFIYKLPGRWLMVVNAGNLNKDYRWLQEHAGGYQVAVKDVSAETYMLALQGPKAISLLQKLTPAQLAAAPRFTAIEDKVDGVPAVIGRTGYTGEDGVEIFFPAEHARQIWTAILNTGRTAGIEVGPIGLAARDSLRFEPGFALYGHEIGPDITPLEASLEWACRFQNDFIGREALLKQKENGVAKKLVSFALTDKGVPRQDYPVLSAAGGEEIGVVVTGLYAPTVDKYCGNAFVRSNYAGIGTDLQILIRHKPKAAVVIKRPLYVPAYRK
- the gcvPA gene encoding aminomethyl-transferring glycine dehydrogenase subunit GcvPA, with the translated sequence MTYVANTTADQQAMLEAIGVEAVETLFNVVPEAARFPRLNLPRPLSEMEALAELARMAEANVDAHHYLWFLGAGAYNHFVPSVVPQLQMRSEFYTAYTPYQPEASQGTLQAIFEYQSMLAELTGMAVVNASHYDGATALAEAAIMSVNAARGNRPKILVSPNVHPQYREVMRTYLQGTPFTVTGDENPAHDLDALKEMLDEKTACLIVQSPNFFGELEAVDRLAEAVHAAGALFIMHIDPISLGLFKPPSHYGADIVTGEGQSLGNNLNFGGPYLGIFATTQKLIRKMPGRVVGQTTDTNGRRGYVLTLSTREQHIRREKATSNICTNQGLVALGAAIYLAAMGKQGLRRVAELCYHKAHYTAAEIDKLNGYAVINQRPFFKEFVVRCPKPALKIAQQLNQQKILPGYVLSRRFPDRPHDLLVCVTEMNSKAQIDRLVTALSEAA
- the gcvH gene encoding glycine cleavage system protein GcvH, which codes for MKLDAKAKYQDTHEWARREGDLIVVGITDFAQESLSDVVFVELPEVGAVLEKGEIFGVVESVKAASDLYIPMSGEIVETNVTLEDEPELVNSDPFGEGWMIKLQPSDPKQWDDLLSGDEYEQVAQAEE